A DNA window from Streptomyces canus contains the following coding sequences:
- a CDS encoding glycoside hydrolase family 32 protein, whose product MSRTTRPRRRLLTALTVLSGLGLLAATPAAADTLYHEKYRPQFHFSPAQNWMNDPNGLIWYKGKYHLFFQYNPSGNSWGNMSWGHAVSTDLVHWKQLPVAIPQDDNEMVFSGSVVLDKNNTTGFGTQKNPPLVAVYTSLVKSTGVQRQSLAYSTDGGTTWTKYSGNPVLDLNSVNFRDPKVFWYAPTHSWLMAVALSDQHQIAFYSSHDLKHWNHLSDFGPAGATGGVWECPDLFPMPVDGNPKKTKWVLAVNLNPGAIAGGSGAQYFVGDFDGKKFTADDSGTYTPPSGTVLQDFESGSFGGWTADGSAFGTAPATGPVDGQGSVTGFDGKDFTNSFHGGDASTGTLTSPAFTVTSNYINFKVGGGNHPYQTGSILGDEPTPTGETLADFEGGTYSSPIGDWTTTGDAFGTGPAQGTLPNQQQVTGYLGGGLANSYLNGDASTGTLTSPPFTIDKKYLDFLIGGGYHAASYDAPTAVELVVDGKVVRSATGANGEALNWSSWDLSDLQGKQAQIKVVDANTGGWGHINLDQVVLSDTQAKPHSNETGVNLLVDGKVVQNATGANSENLDWATFNTTAYKGKQVRLQIVDANTSGWGHILADQFTAADKPALSATQRAHWLDYGQDFYAANTFTDAPGGRRVMIAWMNSWNYGGSIPTSPWRSADTFPRQLSLTTANGKTQLVQNPVSELRSLRRAGTTVPARTVTNGITPLGVHGSTLELKADLTPGTATRFGLDVRTGTAGQRTRIGYDTSTGEVYLDRTGSGATDFDPTFSSTDRAPLALHGKHLHLHVLVDTSSVEVYAENARGEQVVLTDQIFPDPSSTGVDAFADNGTAELTRLQAWRLASIWK is encoded by the coding sequence ATGTCCAGAACCACCCGTCCCCGCCGCAGGCTTCTCACGGCCCTGACCGTCCTGTCCGGGCTGGGCCTGCTCGCCGCCACGCCGGCCGCCGCCGACACCCTCTACCACGAGAAGTACCGCCCCCAGTTCCACTTCAGCCCGGCCCAGAACTGGATGAACGACCCCAACGGCCTGATCTGGTACAAGGGCAAGTACCACCTGTTCTTCCAGTACAACCCGTCCGGCAACAGCTGGGGCAACATGTCCTGGGGCCACGCCGTCAGCACCGACCTCGTCCACTGGAAGCAACTCCCGGTCGCCATCCCCCAGGACGACAACGAGATGGTCTTCTCCGGCAGCGTGGTGCTGGACAAGAACAACACCACCGGCTTCGGGACCCAGAAGAACCCGCCGCTGGTCGCCGTCTACACCAGCCTGGTGAAGTCCACCGGTGTCCAGCGGCAGTCACTGGCATACAGCACCGACGGCGGCACCACCTGGACCAAGTACTCCGGCAACCCGGTCCTCGACCTGAACTCCGTCAACTTCCGTGACCCGAAGGTCTTCTGGTACGCCCCCACGCACAGCTGGCTGATGGCCGTCGCCCTCTCCGACCAGCACCAGATCGCCTTCTACAGCTCCCATGACCTCAAGCACTGGAACCACCTGAGCGACTTCGGCCCGGCCGGGGCGACCGGCGGGGTGTGGGAGTGCCCGGACCTGTTCCCGATGCCCGTGGACGGCAACCCGAAGAAGACCAAGTGGGTGCTGGCGGTCAACCTCAACCCCGGTGCCATCGCGGGCGGTTCCGGTGCCCAGTACTTCGTCGGCGACTTCGACGGCAAGAAGTTCACCGCCGACGACAGCGGCACCTACACCCCGCCGAGCGGCACCGTGCTGCAGGACTTCGAATCCGGTTCCTTCGGCGGCTGGACGGCCGACGGGAGCGCGTTCGGCACAGCGCCGGCGACCGGCCCGGTGGACGGCCAGGGTTCGGTCACCGGCTTCGACGGCAAGGACTTCACCAACAGCTTCCACGGCGGTGACGCCTCCACCGGCACGCTCACCTCGCCCGCGTTCACCGTGACCAGCAACTACATCAACTTCAAGGTCGGCGGTGGCAACCACCCGTACCAGACCGGCTCCATCCTGGGCGACGAGCCGACGCCGACCGGCGAAACACTCGCCGACTTCGAGGGCGGTACCTACTCCAGCCCCATCGGCGACTGGACCACCACCGGCGACGCCTTCGGCACCGGACCGGCGCAGGGAACCCTCCCCAACCAGCAACAGGTCACCGGCTACCTCGGAGGTGGGCTCGCCAACAGCTACCTGAACGGCGATGCCTCCACGGGCACCCTGACCTCCCCGCCCTTCACCATCGACAAGAAGTACCTGGACTTCCTCATCGGCGGCGGCTACCACGCCGCGAGCTACGACGCTCCCACGGCCGTCGAACTCGTCGTCGACGGCAAGGTGGTGCGCTCGGCCACCGGTGCCAACGGCGAGGCCCTGAACTGGTCCTCGTGGGACCTGTCCGACCTGCAGGGCAAGCAGGCCCAGATCAAGGTCGTGGACGCCAACACCGGCGGCTGGGGCCACATCAACCTCGACCAGGTCGTCCTCTCCGACACCCAGGCGAAGCCCCACTCCAACGAGACCGGCGTCAACCTCCTCGTCGACGGCAAGGTCGTGCAGAACGCCACCGGCGCCAACTCCGAGAACCTGGACTGGGCCACCTTCAACACCACCGCCTACAAGGGCAAGCAGGTCCGGCTCCAGATCGTCGATGCCAACACCAGCGGCTGGGGACACATCCTCGCCGACCAGTTCACCGCCGCCGACAAGCCCGCCCTGTCCGCCACCCAGCGCGCCCACTGGCTCGACTACGGCCAGGACTTCTACGCCGCCAACACCTTCACCGACGCCCCCGGCGGCCGACGCGTCATGATCGCCTGGATGAACAGCTGGAACTACGGCGGGAGCATCCCCACCAGTCCCTGGCGCAGCGCCGACACCTTCCCCCGCCAGCTCTCCCTGACAACCGCGAACGGCAAGACCCAGCTGGTCCAGAATCCGGTCAGCGAACTGAGATCCCTCCGCCGCGCCGGCACCACCGTCCCGGCCAGGACCGTCACCAACGGCATCACCCCGCTCGGCGTTCACGGCAGCACCCTGGAGCTCAAGGCCGACCTCACCCCGGGCACCGCCACCCGCTTCGGCCTCGACGTCCGCACCGGCACTGCCGGACAGCGCACCCGAATCGGCTACGACACCAGCACCGGCGAGGTCTACCTCGACCGCACCGGCTCAGGCGCGACCGACTTCGACCCCACCTTCTCCAGCACCGACCGCGCCCCGCTCGCTCTCCACGGCAAGCACCTGCACCTGCACGTCCTCGTCGACACCTCGTCCGTCGAGGTCTACGCCGAGAACGCGCGAGGCGAACAAGTCGTCCTCACCGACCAGATCTTCCCCGACCCCTCCAGCACCGGCGTCGACGCCTTCGCCGACAACGGAACCGCCGAACTCACCCGCCTGCAGGCATGGCGACTGGCATCCATCTGGAAGTGA
- a CDS encoding glycoside hydrolase family 32 protein, with the protein MSTPPADPHLPAVHLRPPRNWINDPNGLVFHDGHYHVFFQYNPHGPQHANMHWGHFRSPDLVTWEQMPVALAPTPGGDDADGCFSGNAVSVDGRLLAFYSANRTGRWWQPVTTAASHDGGHTWTKRPELLIPQPPAETTMYRDPYVWQQDGRWRMLVGSALADGRGAAQLYESTDLDNWQYLGPFAADAPRPLPGGTDTGAGWECPQYAFWPLPDGAGRQGLLIISTWDTEAGPQATAAYPGRETPDGTFHPSAPVRLDHGPDFYAPALLQAPDGRWLLWAWSWEAREPTWVRAAGWAGLLTLPREITLAADGTVHQQPAREVAGLRGEQLLYATGRAQADPAALGEVGSTFDLTARLTPSPGRPGGLRLVTSADGSEHLDVTVDTVAGDVVVDRSHASRDPRAVAGTYRIPCPAARSGAPVEVRMVVDRSVLELFLSTGEALTLRFYPVSDAPWSLQARAVHFTVQAWSLAAPAEPVPGTATQDAPHAHHPIPARGAPCPEPPVPAAGFSRP; encoded by the coding sequence GTGTCCACGCCGCCCGCCGACCCCCACCTGCCCGCCGTGCACCTGCGCCCGCCCCGCAACTGGATCAACGACCCCAACGGGCTGGTCTTCCACGACGGCCACTACCACGTGTTCTTCCAGTACAACCCGCACGGCCCGCAGCACGCGAACATGCACTGGGGCCACTTCCGCAGCCCCGACCTGGTCACCTGGGAACAGATGCCGGTCGCCCTCGCTCCCACCCCCGGCGGCGATGACGCCGACGGCTGCTTCTCCGGCAACGCCGTCTCCGTCGACGGCCGGCTCCTGGCCTTCTACTCCGCGAACCGCACCGGCCGCTGGTGGCAGCCGGTCACCACCGCCGCATCGCACGACGGCGGCCACACCTGGACCAAGCGGCCGGAGCTGCTCATCCCGCAGCCACCCGCCGAGACCACGATGTACCGCGACCCCTACGTCTGGCAGCAGGACGGCCGTTGGCGGATGCTGGTCGGCTCCGCCCTCGCCGACGGCCGGGGCGCCGCGCAGCTGTACGAGTCGACGGACCTGGACAACTGGCAGTACCTGGGCCCGTTCGCCGCCGACGCCCCGAGGCCGCTGCCCGGCGGCACCGACACCGGTGCCGGTTGGGAGTGCCCCCAGTACGCCTTCTGGCCGCTGCCAGACGGCGCGGGGCGGCAGGGCCTGCTGATCATCAGCACCTGGGACACCGAGGCCGGCCCCCAGGCCACCGCCGCCTACCCCGGCCGCGAGACCCCCGACGGCACCTTCCACCCCTCGGCACCTGTCCGGCTCGACCACGGCCCGGACTTCTACGCCCCCGCACTGCTGCAGGCCCCGGACGGTCGATGGTTGCTGTGGGCCTGGTCGTGGGAAGCCCGCGAACCCACCTGGGTACGAGCGGCGGGCTGGGCGGGACTGCTCACCCTCCCCCGCGAGATCACCCTCGCGGCCGACGGCACCGTCCACCAGCAGCCCGCCCGGGAAGTCGCCGGACTGCGCGGCGAGCAACTCCTGTACGCCACCGGCCGCGCCCAGGCAGATCCGGCCGCACTCGGCGAAGTCGGCAGCACCTTCGACCTCACCGCCCGGCTCACGCCTTCGCCGGGCCGGCCAGGCGGTCTCCGGCTGGTCACCTCGGCCGACGGCAGCGAGCACCTGGACGTCACTGTCGACACCGTCGCCGGCGACGTGGTCGTCGACCGCTCCCACGCCTCCCGCGACCCCCGGGCCGTCGCCGGCACCTACCGCATCCCCTGCCCGGCGGCCCGCTCCGGGGCACCGGTCGAAGTGCGCATGGTGGTCGACCGGTCCGTTCTCGAACTCTTCCTCAGCACCGGAGAAGCCCTGACCCTGCGCTTCTACCCGGTCTCCGATGCTCCCTGGTCGCTGCAGGCCCGAGCCGTCCACTTCACCGTCCAGGCATGGAGTCTCGCCGCCCCCGCGGAGCCCGTCCCCGGCACCGCAACCCAAGACGCCCCCCACGCGCACCACCCGATCCCCGCACGAGGAGCGCCATGTCCAGAACCACCCGTCCCCGCCGCAGGCTTCTCACGGCCCTGA
- a CDS encoding carbohydrate ABC transporter permease, translating to MTSASPAPARPGRQRSLLRSLAVQAARIALALFFAFPIVFMLVSSLKPDQQIFGDLDGIKAFLPVGHLSLDNYSGVFDRVPAARFLLNSIGISAVTVVLGIFVNSLAAFALSRMRWRGKKIVLTAVIATLIVPFETFALPLVWWVNQLPWLQVNGFHLTLAEGWLDTYQVQILPFVANAFSVFLFHQYFQSIPKELDEAAVIDGASWFGIYRRIVMPLSGPAIATVAILTFLPAWNSYLWPLMVVQSENLRPVMVGIQYFFQLNPSWGQIMAYSSMITVPVLALFVAFQRAFVSSIASSGVKG from the coding sequence ATGACCTCCGCATCCCCCGCCCCCGCACGTCCGGGCCGCCAGAGGTCGCTGCTGCGCTCGCTCGCCGTGCAGGCGGCGCGCATCGCGCTCGCGCTGTTCTTCGCCTTCCCGATCGTGTTCATGCTGGTGTCGTCGCTGAAGCCCGACCAGCAGATCTTCGGCGACCTGGACGGCATCAAAGCGTTCCTGCCGGTCGGCCATCTGTCCCTGGACAACTACAGCGGGGTCTTCGACCGGGTGCCCGCCGCTCGGTTCCTGCTCAACTCCATCGGGATCTCCGCCGTCACCGTGGTACTGGGCATCTTCGTCAACAGCCTCGCTGCCTTCGCCCTGTCCCGGATGCGCTGGCGCGGCAAGAAGATCGTGCTCACCGCCGTGATCGCGACACTGATCGTGCCGTTCGAGACCTTCGCCCTGCCTCTGGTGTGGTGGGTCAACCAACTGCCCTGGCTCCAGGTGAACGGCTTCCACCTCACCCTGGCCGAGGGCTGGCTGGACACCTACCAGGTGCAGATCCTGCCCTTCGTCGCCAACGCCTTCTCCGTCTTCCTGTTCCACCAGTACTTCCAGAGCATCCCCAAGGAACTCGACGAAGCCGCCGTGATCGACGGGGCGAGCTGGTTCGGCATCTACCGGCGCATCGTCATGCCGCTGTCCGGCCCGGCGATCGCCACGGTGGCCATCCTGACCTTCCTGCCGGCCTGGAACTCCTACCTCTGGCCGCTGATGGTCGTCCAGAGCGAGAACCTGCGCCCGGTCATGGTCGGCATCCAGTACTTCTTCCAGCTCAACCCCTCCTGGGGCCAGATCATGGCCTACTCGTCGATGATCACTGTGCCGGTGCTCGCACTGTTCGTGGCATTCCAGCGGGCCTTCGTCAGCAGCATCGCCTCCAGCGGCGTCAAGGGCTGA
- a CDS encoding carbohydrate ABC transporter permease, with amino-acid sequence MSTRPAAGAPPTRPATQGRARRRESLAALGMVSPAVFLLLLFFVVPVVLAFALAFTNARLVSPVPAQFTGLQNFRTLLDDPLFYKSLRNTFYFAAVVVPLQGGLALVLALLVNAKVKGVNFFRTVYFIPVVTSMVVVSILWTFMYQKAGLVNELISHLTFGLVHGPDWLNNPSTSMPAIILMSVWQGVGFHMIIWLAGLQTIPQDLYEAADIDGATRWVRFRYVTWPGLRTTRTFVLITITIAAFSLFAQVSVMTQGGPLDSTTTVVYQAVQTGYAQQQTGYASAISLVFFVLVLAVSLVQRFLTREKG; translated from the coding sequence ATGTCCACTCGACCCGCCGCCGGTGCTCCACCGACTCGGCCCGCAACGCAGGGCCGTGCACGGCGCAGGGAAAGCCTCGCCGCCCTCGGCATGGTGAGCCCCGCCGTCTTCCTGCTGTTGCTGTTCTTCGTCGTCCCGGTGGTGCTGGCCTTCGCGCTGGCGTTCACCAACGCCCGCCTGGTCTCCCCGGTCCCCGCCCAGTTCACGGGCCTGCAGAACTTCCGCACGCTGCTGGACGACCCGCTGTTCTACAAGTCGCTGCGCAACACCTTCTACTTCGCCGCGGTCGTCGTTCCGCTGCAGGGCGGCCTGGCGCTGGTGCTCGCGCTGCTCGTCAACGCCAAGGTCAAGGGCGTCAACTTCTTCCGGACCGTCTACTTCATCCCGGTCGTCACGTCCATGGTGGTGGTGTCCATCCTGTGGACGTTCATGTACCAGAAGGCGGGGCTGGTCAACGAGTTGATCTCCCACCTCACCTTCGGCCTCGTGCACGGACCGGACTGGCTGAACAACCCGTCCACGTCCATGCCCGCCATCATCCTCATGTCCGTCTGGCAGGGCGTCGGCTTCCACATGATCATCTGGCTGGCCGGCCTCCAGACCATCCCGCAGGACCTGTACGAGGCGGCCGACATCGACGGCGCCACCCGCTGGGTCCGCTTTCGGTACGTGACCTGGCCCGGCCTGCGCACCACCCGCACGTTCGTGCTCATCACCATCACGATCGCCGCGTTCAGCCTGTTCGCACAGGTCAGCGTGATGACGCAGGGCGGTCCCCTGGACTCCACCACCACGGTCGTCTACCAGGCCGTGCAGACCGGATACGCGCAGCAGCAGACCGGATACGCGTCCGCGATCTCCCTCGTCTTCTTCGTCCTGGTGCTGGCCGTCTCCCTCGTCCAACGCTTCCTCACCCGGGAGAAGGGCTGA
- a CDS encoding extracellular solute-binding protein — protein MSSIAALAAAALVAGCGGGGSTGSSGADGNTLTLWTHNAGNAAEYGVVKQVVKDFNASQSTYKVKIQAFPQGSYNDSVVAAASARKLPCLLDVDGPNVPNWAWGGYLAPLDLSKGQVAVKDQLPSTVGTYQNKTYASGFYDVALTLYSRKSVLKKYDIRVPTLDKPWTKAEFTDALAKIKAGGTFKNALDLGTGDPGEWWPYAYSPMLQSFGGDLIDRSTYKTAKGALNGDKAVEWGKWFRSLVTKGDAPQKSSKSPGDDFRNGKTAIQWDGSWSAQANIDKFGSDLAILPPVDFGNGPKIGGASWQWAMSSTCSNKAGAQAYLNFSRQTKYFVDFAKATGTIPATDAAAQQVKGYETGGQFNIFLKEAQKFAVVRPVTPAYPYISTVFSKTAMDILAGADVKGALDQAVSQIDNNLSTSNYATGS, from the coding sequence GTGTCGAGCATAGCCGCCCTGGCCGCGGCGGCGCTCGTGGCCGGCTGTGGCGGCGGTGGCAGCACCGGCTCGTCGGGTGCCGACGGCAACACGCTGACCCTGTGGACGCACAATGCCGGCAACGCTGCCGAGTACGGCGTCGTGAAGCAGGTCGTCAAGGACTTCAACGCCAGTCAGAGCACGTACAAGGTCAAGATCCAGGCGTTCCCGCAGGGTTCCTACAACGACTCGGTGGTGGCTGCGGCGTCCGCCAGGAAGCTTCCGTGTCTCCTCGACGTCGATGGCCCCAATGTCCCGAACTGGGCCTGGGGCGGATACCTCGCGCCGCTGGATCTGTCCAAGGGCCAGGTCGCAGTGAAGGACCAGTTGCCCAGCACGGTCGGCACGTACCAGAACAAGACTTACGCGTCCGGCTTCTACGATGTCGCTCTGACCCTGTACTCCCGCAAGTCTGTCCTGAAGAAGTACGACATCCGCGTCCCCACCCTGGACAAGCCCTGGACCAAGGCCGAGTTCACGGACGCGCTCGCCAAGATCAAGGCGGGCGGCACGTTCAAGAACGCGCTGGACCTCGGCACCGGCGACCCCGGCGAGTGGTGGCCCTACGCCTACTCCCCGATGCTGCAGAGCTTCGGCGGCGACCTGATCGACCGCTCCACCTACAAGACCGCCAAGGGCGCGCTCAACGGTGACAAGGCCGTCGAGTGGGGCAAGTGGTTCCGCTCGCTGGTCACCAAGGGCGACGCGCCGCAGAAGTCCAGCAAGAGCCCCGGCGACGACTTCCGCAACGGCAAGACCGCCATCCAGTGGGACGGCAGCTGGTCCGCCCAGGCCAACATCGACAAGTTCGGCAGCGACCTCGCCATCCTCCCGCCCGTCGACTTCGGCAACGGACCGAAGATCGGCGGAGCCTCCTGGCAGTGGGCCATGAGCTCCACCTGCTCCAACAAGGCAGGCGCCCAGGCATATCTGAACTTCTCCCGGCAGACGAAGTACTTCGTGGACTTCGCCAAGGCCACCGGCACCATCCCCGCCACCGACGCGGCGGCGCAGCAGGTGAAGGGCTACGAGACGGGGGGCCAGTTCAACATCTTCCTCAAGGAGGCGCAGAAGTTCGCGGTGGTGCGGCCCGTGACCCCGGCCTACCCCTACATCTCCACGGTGTTCTCCAAGACAGCCATGGACATCCTGGCCGGCGCCGATGTCAAGGGCGCCCTTGATCAGGCCGTCAGCCAGATCGACAACAACCTGTCGACCAGCAACTACGCCACCGGCAGCTGA
- a CDS encoding LacI family DNA-binding transcriptional regulator translates to MGRRIGIKDVAAAAGVSVTTVSHILNEVEGKRINAETRQRVLESARELGYAPNGLARGLRLKRSNTIGFVSDQIATTPHAGRIILGAQEEAAKHDLLLLMLNTGGDAELERREIDLLLQRQVDGVLYASMYHRVVEVPERLRSVPTVLLDARSNDPGVPSVVPDEVLGGETAVRELVRHGHRRIGFINNVDDIPATHGRLEGYRRALAEAGIAEDSRLVVAETADAGGGYRAALRLLQAEGRPTALFCFADRVAMGVYRAAAELGLSIPEDLSVIGFDDQELICDGLFPGLTTVALPHYEMGARAVAQLLVLTGAQDQGAGSAAQEMLPCPLVVRASVASPPRL, encoded by the coding sequence ATGGGCAGGCGGATCGGGATCAAGGACGTGGCGGCTGCCGCCGGAGTCTCGGTGACGACCGTCTCCCACATCCTCAACGAGGTCGAGGGCAAGCGCATCAACGCCGAGACCCGGCAGCGCGTCCTCGAAAGCGCCCGGGAACTGGGGTACGCGCCCAACGGATTGGCGCGGGGGCTGCGGCTGAAGCGGTCGAACACGATCGGCTTCGTCAGCGACCAGATCGCCACCACCCCGCATGCCGGACGGATCATCCTGGGGGCGCAGGAGGAGGCGGCGAAGCACGATCTGCTGCTGCTGATGCTGAACACCGGCGGCGACGCGGAGCTGGAGCGCAGGGAGATCGACCTGCTGTTGCAGCGCCAGGTCGACGGCGTGCTGTACGCGTCCATGTACCACCGGGTCGTGGAGGTTCCGGAGCGGTTGCGGTCGGTCCCCACGGTGCTGCTGGACGCGCGCTCGAACGACCCCGGGGTGCCCTCGGTCGTACCGGACGAGGTCCTTGGCGGGGAGACGGCGGTGCGCGAACTGGTCCGCCACGGTCACCGCCGGATCGGCTTCATCAACAACGTCGACGACATCCCGGCCACCCACGGACGCCTCGAGGGCTACCGGCGTGCACTGGCCGAGGCGGGCATCGCCGAGGACTCCCGTCTGGTAGTGGCCGAGACCGCCGACGCGGGCGGCGGGTACCGGGCGGCGCTTCGACTGCTGCAGGCGGAAGGACGGCCCACCGCGTTGTTCTGCTTCGCCGACCGGGTGGCAATGGGCGTCTACCGCGCCGCCGCCGAACTGGGGCTGTCGATCCCCGAGGACCTGTCGGTGATCGGCTTCGACGACCAGGAACTGATCTGTGACGGCTTGTTCCCCGGGCTGACCACCGTGGCCCTGCCGCACTACGAGATGGGGGCGCGGGCGGTCGCACAGCTGCTCGTGCTCACGGGCGCGCAGGACCAGGGGGCTGGTTCGGCCGCTCAGGAGATGCTGCCCTGCCCGCTGGTGGTACGGGCATCGGTCGCTTCGCCGCCCCGACTCTGA
- a CDS encoding MmcQ/YjbR family DNA-binding protein has protein sequence MDGETLQKTAADCAEELPGAGLEHPFGPEWEVYKVRGKVFMLMTQVTGEPLVILKSAPDEAAALRHEHVEITPGYHMNKKHWITLEGGNTIDDMLVKELVTDSYRLVVSGLAKSQQPVDPHTYGRRA, from the coding sequence ATGGACGGAGAGACGCTGCAGAAGACCGCGGCCGACTGCGCCGAGGAACTTCCCGGGGCCGGGCTGGAGCACCCGTTCGGGCCCGAGTGGGAGGTGTACAAGGTGCGCGGCAAGGTCTTCATGCTCATGACGCAGGTGACGGGTGAGCCCTTGGTGATTCTCAAATCGGCCCCCGACGAGGCGGCCGCCCTGCGTCACGAGCACGTAGAGATCACCCCCGGTTACCACATGAACAAGAAGCACTGGATCACGCTGGAAGGCGGGAACACGATCGACGACATGCTGGTAAAGGAGCTTGTGACCGACTCCTACCGACTTGTCGTCAGCGGGCTCGCCAAGTCACAGCAGCCCGTCGACCCGCACACCTACGGCCGTCGCGCCTGA
- a CDS encoding MmcQ/YjbR family DNA-binding protein: MSFNGTKLQDTARRTALALPGVGHGRPFTEQLDVYKVAGKVFLIVTDDPDELIVTLKAEPEYGRLLQDQYPSLTPGRYLDKRHWISVGAGRGVTADLVAELVDQSYHLVLETVPRNRRPG, encoded by the coding sequence ATGTCGTTCAACGGCACGAAGCTCCAGGACACCGCGCGCCGCACCGCACTCGCGCTCCCGGGAGTCGGCCACGGGCGCCCGTTCACCGAGCAGCTGGACGTCTACAAGGTGGCGGGCAAGGTGTTCCTGATCGTCACCGACGACCCGGACGAACTCATCGTCACCCTCAAGGCGGAACCGGAGTACGGGCGGCTGCTGCAAGACCAGTACCCGTCGCTCACTCCGGGCCGCTACCTCGACAAGCGGCACTGGATCTCCGTAGGAGCCGGCCGGGGCGTCACCGCGGACCTGGTCGCCGAACTCGTCGACCAGTCCTACCACCTCGTCCTGGAGACGGTTCCGCGCAACCGCCGCCCTGGATGA
- a CDS encoding PPOX class F420-dependent oxidoreductase yields the protein MHSMSTAEWHAFVTRGAHTGRFATVGADGTPNITPVWYVYDGEAFLFTTGGATAKVRNLRRNPRASLCVADDAPPFAYVEARGEVTLSEDLDELLDVATRAGARYMGADQAEAFGKRNAAPGELVVRLHPTKVIAYGGVTD from the coding sequence ATGCACAGCATGTCGACCGCGGAATGGCACGCCTTCGTCACCCGCGGCGCGCATACCGGACGGTTCGCCACCGTCGGCGCCGACGGAACCCCGAACATCACCCCCGTCTGGTACGTCTACGACGGCGAGGCCTTCCTCTTCACCACAGGCGGCGCGACGGCCAAGGTCCGCAACCTGCGCCGCAACCCCCGCGCGTCACTCTGCGTCGCCGACGACGCGCCGCCCTTCGCCTACGTCGAAGCGCGCGGCGAGGTCACGCTCAGCGAGGACCTCGACGAACTCCTCGATGTCGCCACCCGGGCCGGCGCCCGGTACATGGGCGCGGACCAGGCCGAGGCATTCGGCAAGCGCAACGCCGCCCCCGGCGAACTCGTCGTCCGCCTGCACCCCACCAAGGTCATCGCCTACGGCGGCGTCACCGACTGA